CGCCAGGCAGTCCTTGCACCAGTTGGCGCCGTAGACCACCAGCACCTGCTTGCCCTCCTTCGCGGCGCGGGCGACGGCATTGTTGATGTCGGCGCGGGCGTCGGCCTGCTCGTCATAGGGACCAGGTCCCGAGACGGCGTCGGCGGCATGGACCGAGGTCACGGACACCGCGGCGAGCGCGGCGGCGAACAGCAAGGAGGCGGTGCGGCGTTTCATGACGGCGGAGTGTGCCACCGGTGGCAAAACCGTGACGGTGATGAGGAGGCGAAGAGGAGGCGAACAGGCGCCGGCAAGACCGAGAAACCGCGGTTGGCGACTCGAAAGCCTGACGGCTTGCGGTACAAAGGCGGGCTTCGCACAAACCATCACTTTCCGGGAACGGGACTCTTCCGCCATGGCCTCCAGCCTGCTCGCACTGCTCGACGACATCACCACGGTCCTGGACGACGTGGCCCTGCTCTCCAAGATGGCCGCGAAGAAGACGTCCGGCGTCCTCGGCGACGACCTGGCGCTCAACGCGCAGCAGGTCACCGGCGTCAGCGCCGACCGCGAACTGCCGGTGGTCTGGGGCGTCTTCAAGGGCTCGATGGTCAACAAGGCCATCCTGGTCCCGGCGGCGCTGGCGATCAGCGCCTGGGCGCCCTGGCTGGTCACGCCGCTGCTGATGATTGGCGGCGCCTACCTCTGCTTCGAGGGCGTCGAGAAGCTCGCCCACAAGTGGCTGCACTCCGCCGAGGACGACGCCCATGAGGCGGCGCTGTCCGAAGCGGTCAAGAACCCGGCCGTCGACCTCGCCGCGCTGGAACGCGACAAGGTCAAGGGCGCGATCCGCACCGACTTCATCCTCTCCGCCGAGATCATCGCGATCACGCTGGGCACGGTGGCCGACGCTCCGTTCACGACGCGGCTGCTGGTGCTGTCCGGCATCGCCGTCGTGATGACGATCGGCGTCTACGGCCTGGTCGCCGGCATCGTGAAGCTGGACGACGCCGGACTCTGGCTGAGCCGCAAGGCGGCCGCCTG
This genomic stretch from Mitsuaria sp. 7 harbors:
- a CDS encoding DUF808 domain-containing protein, producing MASSLLALLDDITTVLDDVALLSKMAAKKTSGVLGDDLALNAQQVTGVSADRELPVVWGVFKGSMVNKAILVPAALAISAWAPWLVTPLLMIGGAYLCFEGVEKLAHKWLHSAEDDAHEAALSEAVKNPAVDLAALERDKVKGAIRTDFILSAEIIAITLGTVADAPFTTRLLVLSGIAVVMTIGVYGLVAGIVKLDDAGLWLSRKAAAWQQALGRGLLWLAPWLMKALSVAGTAAMFLVGGGILTHGAPFLHHLIQHVVEALGVSGFARTIVEVLGDAIAGILAGIVVVAVVTGIQRLRHRRE